The Prunus dulcis chromosome 3, ALMONDv2, whole genome shotgun sequence genome segment CTATCTTTTCATTTATAGTTTAGTTAGGAGGAATAAGcaataatagtaataaaaaGTAGGTTATTGATTAGTAGGTTTTGATTAGAGGAGATAGAGGTGCTTATATttacagaaaaacaaaaatggagcCTCTATGTGAGTTTTGTGGGGTGGTAAGGGCAGTTGTCTACTGTAAATCGGACTTGGCTCGCCTTTGCTTGCACTGTGATGGTTGCGTGCACTCAGCGAACATTTTGTCACGCAGGCATCCTCGCTCACTTCTATGTGACAAGTGTAATGCTCAGCCTGCAATGGTCCGATGCATGGATGAGAAGTTGTCCTTATGTCAAAGCTGTGATCAATGGAAACATAACAATGGAGATACAACAACAGGGATGGGAGGGCATAGGACACATGCATTAACTTGTTACACGGGTTGCCCTTCTTTGTCTGAGTTTTCGAGAATTTGGTCTTCGGTTCTTGATGGATCTTCTTCAAGTGGTTTTGAGACTAATGGTGGTGGCGGCGGCGGAAATAATAATTGGGACCAGTCACTTGGATCAGCTCAAGTGCCAATAAATGATCAGACTAATTGCATTGGTAATGCTTTGGAACGTAGAGATAATAGTGAGAGATCATTTGGGGTTGTGACTAGCAAGTTGAGTGGATCACTAGATCAGTCTTCTTGTGCCAAGTTTGAGCCCTGGATGGCCAGATCTACTTTAATTTCAGCGAATCCGAATGGCATCCCTCAAGGTAATAAAGATCAAGCACCTTTCTTGCCACAGGAATCTAGCCTGTCAAAGGTAACATTTCATTGTagtattttgacaaaattttAATGCAATTATACTTGATTTTAATGTAGTATATATCATTCTCAAGACGATTCGGATTATTGGATCAACTTGCGGTATCATCCAACCCTAAATGCGGTGCAGTAATCCAAACTTTCTATGTATTAGATCCTCTTTTATGGATCATCCTTACAAGAAATCAGTTAAATTGGAAACCATTTCATCATATATTTAAGTATGACCAAATACAAAGACGAACATATATAGTGTTTTTGATAAACACTGAAATGTTCATCATACataatcaaattatcaaaGGATTTTTCGATTTTTGTTGATCTTTTGCAGGGATGATTCTTATATGAGGATCTCCAATTTAGACAGTTCAGATTATTGGAGCACATTGCCGCGTGACCCTGACAATGCGAttccttttggtttttataaaaaaggaTCCCAATTAAGAAGGGATTAGATATATACACCTTTCAGAAAGTAAGGCTTTGGGTGGTGAACAACATTGCAAGTAGTGTAAAATTAGGCTAATGAACTTTAAAGGAGGGCATAAAAATGACTTATAAAGTTGCAAAAAGTCAGAGATGTAGTTTTGAACTAACTtggttcatatgctatttccTACCCTATCAACTTTTTGCTTAAGCTTGATTGATGCATTGCTATTACATCATATATACTACAGGGTTGTACAAATTTTAAAGATCTTGCAATTCAGGATAGCAATGATCTATGTGATGGCCTCAACATTGATGATGTTCCGTTGAACTTTGAAAATGCTGAAGGGATATTTAGCTGTCCACAAGGTCCTTCCAGATACCAGTTTGAGGATGGAGAAATGGATTGCCTATTGATGGAGAAAAACTTATCAGTTACAGAGTCTAATGGTCCAAATGACAATGCTGTACAGGTCCTCGCATACTTATTCTCTCTTGAAATCATATCTTTTATTATATGACACCTCTAATTTTTCTCCTGCGTTCACTCATCTAGCAAGGAATTGCATGACATCTTAGATATGAAATGATGATTCCGTTGCTACAGGATATATATAGTATTTTCATGGTCGCTGTGACATTCAAATTCCTGCTATTATCAATCCATTTTTACACATTACTTGTGCAGACTTTGATTTGGTAGGTTCAAAAATGGGACTATTAGGAACTAATATAGCTACCATATTAtggaaaaatatgataaaaatGACTGGAAGCaagatttctttcttcttctttctctgcGCTTCGCTTACTTTCTGACGTTACCAGATTTGTTTACAATGCGCATGACCCTTTTTCCTTAGGCATCATCTTCAGGACCACAAGACTGCGTGGCTTTTCAATCCTCTTGTGGATCAGATAATGTGATGCCTGCCATGAACGGTAGTGCAAACTGCTTACTCATGAATCCTACTTGCAGCAGAAACATCAATCTGGGATTTCCTACCGGACAAGTTCATTCGAGCATGTCGCTTTCGCTGTCCAGCATGAGCAGGGAAAGCAATCCTGATTATCAAGATTGTGGTCTGTCGCCCATATTTCTAACCGGAGAGCCTTGGGACTCAGCTATGGAGGCTAGCAGTCCACAAGCAAGGGACAAGGCAAAGATGAGatacaaggaaaaaaagaaaactcgCATGTATGTGTCTAAGCTCTCCCTCTGCCAACGAAGTATGTAAACATATATTTCTTCATAATCTTTCAATATCTGCTTATATTTACTTGTAGAGATTTTGTATTTCTGATGTGCAGGTTTGGTAAACAAATAAGATATGCCTCTAGGAAGGCCAGAGCTGATACTAGAAAACGCGTCAAGGGGAGATTTGTAAAAGCTGGTGAAGAATATGACTATGATCCCCTAGTGACGAGGAACTTCTGAGGCATATCAGAAAAAATCTCTCTTTAATTGCAAGACAAGGCCTGATTGGATAGAGGAAGTCCTCCGGCAGCCGTGCGTGCGTGCGTGCATCATGTCCCTGTACTGACTGAGATGACTGTGATTCCAAGATCATAGAGAAATAAAgtccatttttttcttatctATGAATTATTGTTCCCTTTGCATGATTGCATCTCCTTGATTGCATTCTGAACTCAATCATGTCTTCAATAATGATTCTTTTGGGTCACAATCTACGCAAAATCTTTCATTGCACTTCCTCAATGAGCTTTAATAAGTTCACAACAAGTAGGAACatctaaaaaattatgatgGATGAAATTGGTAACTAACTGTACGCTATAAACTCAGCCAAAGAATTTAACAATGGACTTCGTAGTCTCTACGTCCCTAAGTGCAACGCGCCTGGCAGCCATTACAATTTCTACATCCATAACTGCAACATAATTTCATCCTGAGCATAATCATAATGCTCAACATCAAATTTTAGAATGTGACAATTTTGGCATAAACATAATAGTCAGAGAGCAGATTGCAGATATCAGAAAAAGTAGATCTGTGATGACTAACAGGATTTTAGTGCATTTCCATTGGATCATATTCACAGGTTCATATGTTGGTAATCTTCTCTGGCTAAAATTTTGAGGAATAAccatgtttctttctttttatttcttcttgttttggtgGCATGTACCGTGCTAAAGTCTATAAAAGAGGAGGAACCGAGATCTATAACTTTTGACTCatgaaaaggggaaaaaaaaaaaaagttcttaaaaaaccaagtatagccgagcggctatactataaacTACTAaacgggaaaaaaaatatgtacgtGTTATATCcggtaaaattttgaaaatttacaacttaaaagtttggccactatataatactttaatattttaaatttttttaaatatatattatttttattcaataatttgTGAGAATTAtatgtataatacgtgaattttgtgtgtcttattgaaaatgttgtaaaaaaaaaaggtgttttaaacatgaaaaataagtaTGTACATGTACAATACTCGTATTGTACatttgctttttttaaaacttgaaTTTAACGAATATTTAAGACTTGTATAGAATACGGatgtattattaaaaaatacgtACGCATGTGTATAATAGATTATTGAACGTGAAAGTGGtaaattctttatacgggtaataactctagaaaagtaaaaactgAAAAGGGGACAATAGAGACTTGGGTATTGCCaaaatagtaatggataatgctctaaaATACTTTTATCGATAAAAGAAAATCggggaaaaaattaaaagaaaaaaaggatcctcaatatatataaagagtatagccagTTGGCTATacggttttaaaaaaattagaaagaaatcAAGTATATCcgggtggctatactattttttttttttaaagttaggaaaaaccgagtatagtcggacggctatactattttttaaaaaaataggaaaaaaccgagtatcgccggacggctatactattttttttttaaaaaggaaaacccggctatactatgtatttataacatttaaaaaaaaaaaaggggggggggggggggaacCAGGTATAGCTGCTCGGCAATACtatcttttgaaaaaagataaagaaccCACCTTGCTAGTAGGCTGCCACATTTCAAAATACATATAGTCGTGCGGCGatgctttttttataaacaaaattaggaacaacatacttttttatttttaaagggAAAAAACCGTGTATAGCCGGTTggttatactttaaaaaataaataaataaataaataaagagaacTCACCTAGTGAATAGGTTGCCACGTCGCAAAATAgcggctatacaatttttataaacaaaaacccgagtatagccgtgcggcaatactatttattttatatatatataagagaaCCCCCTTGCAATTAGTGGCCCACGTGTCAAATAAGTATAGCCAATCAGCTATACTTTTTTCTTAAGAAACATTAataaaaccgagtatagccgcgcggttATAcgattttataaaataaataaataaaaaccgagtatagccgcttggctatactatatatggaaataaaaaataaaaaaaaccccccgCCTTGCAATTAGgcgcccacgtgtcaaaataaatatacCCACATAgctaaacaatttttttaaaattttaagaaacaGTAATAAAATCAAGTATAGcagcacggctatactatttataaaattctAAATGGGAAAACATACGTACGTGTTTTATTCggcaaaattttggcaaattacaacttaaaagtttggccactatataatattttaatttaatttaatttatttaatatatattatttttattcaataatatgtgagaattatttgtataatgtgtgaattttgtgtgccttattgaaaattttgtaaaaaaatacgtgtattaaacatgaaaaatatgtacgtaTATGTACAATACGagtattgtatgtttgttttttaaaaagcttgAATTTTATCAAGTCTTTAAAACGTGTACAAAACACAAATGTATTATTGTAAAATACGTACGTACCTGTATAATAGATGATTGAACGTGAAAGTGGTAAATTATGTATATGGGTAATAACtctaaaaaagtaaaaaatgaaaaaaggacAATAGAG includes the following:
- the LOC117622772 gene encoding putative zinc finger protein CONSTANS-LIKE 11 isoform X1; its protein translation is MEPLCEFCGVVRAVVYCKSDLARLCLHCDGCVHSANILSRRHPRSLLCDKCNAQPAMVRCMDEKLSLCQSCDQWKHNNGDTTTGMGGHRTHALTCYTGCPSLSEFSRIWSSVLDGSSSSGFETNGGGGGGNNNWDQSLGSAQVPINDQTNCIGNALERRDNSERSFGVVTSKLSGSLDQSSCAKFEPWMARSTLISANPNGIPQGNKDQAPFLPQESSLSKGCTNFKDLAIQDSNDLCDGLNIDDVPLNFENAEGIFSCPQGPSRYQFEDGEMDCLLMEKNLSVTESNGPNDNAVQASSSGPQDCVAFQSSCGSDNVMPAMNGSANCLLMNPTCSRNINLGFPTGQVHSSMSLSLSSMSRESNPDYQDCGLSPIFLTGEPWDSAMEASSPQARDKAKMRYKEKKKTRMFGKQIRYASRKARADTRKRVKGRFVKAGEEYDYDPLVTRNF
- the LOC117622772 gene encoding putative zinc finger protein CONSTANS-LIKE 11 isoform X2, with product MEPLCEFCGVVRAVVYCKSDLARLCLHCDGCVHSANILSRRHPRSLLCDKCNAQPAMVRCMDEKLSLCQSCDQWKHNNGDTTTGMGGHRTHALTCYTGCPSLSEFSRIWSSVLDGSSSSGFETNGGGGGGNNNWDQSLGSAQVPINDQTNCIGNALERRDNSERSFGVVTSKLSGSLDQSSCAKFEPWMARSTLISANPNGIPQGNKDQAPFLPQESSLSKDSNDLCDGLNIDDVPLNFENAEGIFSCPQGPSRYQFEDGEMDCLLMEKNLSVTESNGPNDNAVQASSSGPQDCVAFQSSCGSDNVMPAMNGSANCLLMNPTCSRNINLGFPTGQVHSSMSLSLSSMSRESNPDYQDCGLSPIFLTGEPWDSAMEASSPQARDKAKMRYKEKKKTRMFGKQIRYASRKARADTRKRVKGRFVKAGEEYDYDPLVTRNF